The Musa acuminata AAA Group cultivar baxijiao chromosome BXJ2-2, Cavendish_Baxijiao_AAA, whole genome shotgun sequence genome contains the following window.
tctttcatttcaaattcactactcagttgcattttcaaagtgtAAATTTCTAataaattcttagctgcaataagcatgtcatcaacataaagcaacaaatatacaAAAGCGTCATCAGTTAACTTTCGGAAGTAGACAcagctatcatacatgctcctcgtgtaaccatgacccaatataaaagaatcaaacctcttataccactgtcttggagactaTTTCAATCtgtacaaggatttctttaacaaacaaacatggtcttccttaccgtcaacttcaaatccatgaggttgctccatgtaaatttgttcttcaagttcatcatgtaagaaagctgtcctgacatcaagttgctccaattccaaatcatacatggcaactaaagcaaatAAAACAcaaatagagctatgtttaacaacagtgaaaatacgtcattaaaatcaacaccatgtacctgactatagcctTTTGCAACCAATCATGCTTTGTACCTTgtatcttcaacccctggaataccttccttccttttgaaggtccatttgcatccaacaattttcttacccaaaggcggcttcacaagatcccaagttctattccgatggagagattcaatttcttcattcatcacaatcaaccacttagtggaattatcacaagaaactgcatctgaataggtagtaggctcatcaacttcacttgtttcttctgcaatagacaaagcatatgcaaccaaatttgcatatatttgtggtggtcgaatatctctccgtggtctatccttggctatggaatattgctcttcctctagattaTCTttgttagtagactcgggaccatctattggcattctttgagtagaagagttcgacttaaaaaatctgaactactaatctcaagctccacctactcactatcatttgtacaactagtagattcctctttggaagataacatagacaattcatcaaaagtaacatctctactgattataaattttggggatttgggatcagaacaccataatctgtatccttttactccagaagcatacccaaggaaaatatacttttttgctcgaggctctaattttccttcatttacatgcatgtatgctggacacccaaaaaattttaaatcggagtaatcagcaggagtacctgaccaaacttcctccggagttttaaagttaagtgttgcagaaggagcgcggttgacaacgtaacaggtcaTATTAATCAcctttgcccaaaagtcctttgtcaaccttgcatttgagatcatacaccttgctctctccaagagtgttttgttcatacgttcggccacaccattttgctaagGCGTTATCCTAGCAGTGCGATGCTAAACAATTCCtttatttttgcagaattcatcaaagtcaccttcacaaaattccataccATTATCTGtttgaagccgcttaatctgtttacatgtttgcttctcaatcaaagccttccattgtttaaaggttagaaaaacatcatttttatgctttagaaaataaacccaaatttttctagaataatcgtcaatgaaagttaacatatacctagcaccacccttagactgaacacgagctggaccccaaaggtctgaatgaatatagtcaagagtaccatttgttttgtgaactgccagagaattgaagttgactcttttctactttccaaaaatatagtgttcacaaaaatccagtggtcGAGTACTCTGTCCGTAAAAAAGATCTCTTTTACTCAATGtgctcaaacatttttcactcatatgacccaaacgcatatgtcataatttggtgatgtcagaatcagacactgATGATAACGAAACTGCAACTGAGcctatgacagtagttccctgtaaaatatataagctactagacctacaagctttcataacaacaagagcacttctagaaactttcataactccaccttcagtggcgtatttacacccaagagcctctagggtgcctaaagagatgagattcttttttaaatcaagaacatgtctaacattagtgagtgtCCTCACAATGCCATCatacattttaattcggattgtgcctctaccaacaacatcacacgagacattattgcccatcaaaacaattccaccattataaGATTCATATACGGAAAACAAATATCTATTAAGACACATGTCATAAGAACAAtcggaatctaaaatccattcatttttagacctcgtcctgtcatcagtaacaaagaaaatatttccaacattctcatcagctgctacactagcttcagcgggctcagtagttttctcaacaattttttccttttattttaatttattttttaatttaaagcaatcagccttaatgtaccccattttatgataatatctacactccaaatttttatgtttggatttagatctactTCCATCAAATTTCCTTTTATCCGTTCTACCCCTGACAATCAGACCTTcaacctgattccctctactttcgctagtgatatccctgtctatctgctccttagattttagtgcagatttaattttctgatacgaaattattttttttccataaatcatagtatcacggaaatacttaaaggattgAGAAAGATAACACAAAAGTAATAAGatcttatcctcgtcatcaattttcgcatctatattctccaaatctataactaaggaatcaaatttatcaagatgtgagtgtatagatgtaccttcagtcatctgaAGCATacacaaactctgcttcaagtagagataattcgctactgtcctcttcatatataaggctttaagtttgtcctatATActgttagccgtagtctccgtagctacctcccgtaaaacctcgttagagagatttagaataatgcttgatcaggccttcttatccatacccataAGATCTTCCCTTgatgtaccatctggaatgttctcagctccctgtagtgTCAATCCAACtctgtcttgaaccagaatggccttcatcttgagttgccacatgccgaagttgacattcctatcgaatttctcgacaacgatatttgttattgtcatcgttgccaaaagatcccgaaactaggctttgataccagtttgttagagctagccctagaaaatttaccaaaaggTAATTTAGCAacccaaaaaagataataaagcagaaaaaataaaagcgacaagaatacCAGATTTATATGGTTAGGTCAATTGACCAACATCCACGgatgaaggaggagcaaatcactactataaaagagggactattacaaatgccttagaaagatgggactattacaaatgccttagaaagatgttcctaggtcataaaatatgaaatttctaaataaaaaaaagcctaaaacaaacaattaggttttcttatagTGTATCtgacttatttatagtttaaacatgaGATACCAAACTtaattttcctgatgtgggattaTGTGGGACTTATCAAATTAACGTGAAGATATGGTGCTTCCTATTTATACATGGGAGGAAGGATTTTTCTCGGTAAGATTTACTTATGCAGTTGAAAAATTTTTGCTGTTATTAATTATGTCATAATTTCTACGTCACTGCTCCAATAACACATCTATCTTCCAGTATAAATCCAGAATAAATTAAAAGGTGAGAAGTTCTGTTAGCATTATGTCTAATTTCTTTTGCTTTTATGCATGCCATGGAGAAGGCTAAGGAATGGATGAGTTTTGAAGATTGTCTGAGTTCTTCAGACTCGTTCAATCAATGCAGGAGTGCTAGGAAAGTGTCATTGCTCCAAGTCGTCGTCAGCATGGACGAGTTGGGGAAGAATTGCATGATGAAGGATTCTATTTCAAGAACCACATTGATCCTGACTTCTTCTGAGAAATTGAGAGCAGTTTCAGTACCAACTACAACAAGAAGTTGTGACATTTTCTCCACTTGAAATGTACAAAAAACAGTAGAAAGCAGTCTCCAACTCTGATGAATGGATTCACTGCAAAACtcctacttgtgattttgatatcaCTCTTCTCAAGTAGTTCAAAGATCTCTGATAGCTGAGAAATCCCATGAACCAGAACTCAAACTCATCCACAGTCACTATCTGGATGTACTTTTGGTTAGGCTTCTGTGAGTTCTCACACAGGCTGGCTCTTCTCACCCTTCCTACTGGGATCAAAACCTGTGGGAAGCGATTGAACTCAGTTAGGTGTCAGAAACATTCTACACACTGATCAACAAGTTTGATTCCCAAGAAGAAGTACCTTGTAAGGAACTCTGACCAAATTTCCTCTGGGAGAAGTAACTCTGATCGATCTATCACTGCGGAAGGCGATCTTGTGAGTTGAAATGAAGAGCAGCCCCGCTATGGGACCAGCTGTGGTTGACAGATAGCACTGGAATGCCTGCAGCAGCTTTTCTCCTCTTTCGACTGAGAAATTTTTTCTGAAAACTCTTTCGACACCTCCAGCTCGAAGGATCTTTGCACCCAAGCTCAATTTTCCCTTCACAGTCTCTGAGATTTTGGGCCCTAAACTCACTGCAGTTCCAAAAAAATCACAAGGCTTCTTGCTTAGTTGCTAATGTTTGGCAACAATATTTGCCATGGAGGGAAGCTGTAAGCTTATTATGCCGTGAGCTTACCATGATCTTTGATGCCTTTCAGATATCCGTCCGCTTTTTTGCTGAACTTTCTCATCCAATCAACGGGTGCATCCGCTTCTGCATTCCAAAACGATTCTATGAG
Protein-coding sequences here:
- the LOC135604941 gene encoding GEM-like protein 4: MKNTSRAQAVGVPVQSIRYAAEMCGKSAVVSELKRLCLQPTSYESSQYKQKADAPVDWMRKFSKKADGYLKGIKDHVSLGPKISETVKGKLSLGAKILRAGGVERVFRKNFSVERGEKLLQAFQCYLSTTAGPIAGLLFISTHKIAFRSDRSIRVTSPRGNLVRVPYKVLIPVGRVRRASLCENSQKPNQKYIQIVTVDEFEFWFMGFLSYQRSLNYLRRVISKSQVGVLQ